A genome region from Deinococcus detaillensis includes the following:
- a CDS encoding ribonuclease HI, with the protein MNHAYVDGSFDDGAETGQAGRSGFGIVLIMPGQLPQHLYGRMEAGDNNAAELRAVTEALRHAPTGEALTVHTDNLSVLSAIRRGSRSIRQHEEAVRVRGEAEARQIELHLARASRERRHMQTAHALANDARLERSSTAAPSPHAEVNLSHAPWRDSAVVTLRRSGERVSAEVPREPDDPLARSVRALLVAVQLASPGETLIVSHASKLAVALWQNPKRALLGAAQEHLMTAREHIKLHNIQLFFERIDGER; encoded by the coding sequence GTGAATCACGCTTACGTAGACGGAAGTTTTGATGACGGCGCTGAAACGGGTCAGGCCGGACGCAGCGGTTTCGGTATCGTGCTGATTATGCCGGGCCAGTTGCCGCAGCACCTGTACGGCCGCATGGAAGCAGGTGACAACAACGCCGCCGAACTGCGGGCGGTGACCGAGGCTCTTCGCCACGCCCCCACCGGAGAAGCCCTGACGGTACATACCGATAACTTGAGTGTTCTCTCGGCGATTCGGCGCGGCAGCCGCAGTATCCGCCAGCACGAAGAAGCGGTGCGGGTGCGCGGGGAAGCCGAGGCCCGCCAGATCGAGCTGCACCTGGCGCGGGCCAGCCGCGAGCGCCGCCACATGCAAACCGCCCACGCGCTGGCCAACGACGCCCGTCTGGAGCGCAGCAGCACGGCTGCGCCCAGCCCCCACGCCGAGGTCAATCTGTCCCACGCGCCTTGGCGCGACTCGGCGGTGGTCACGCTCAGGCGCAGCGGCGAGCGGGTCAGCGCCGAAGTGCCGCGTGAGCCGGACGATCCCCTGGCCCGCAGCGTGAGGGCGCTATTGGTGGCGGTGCAGTTGGCTTCACCCGGTGAGACCCTGATCGTTTCTCACGCTTCCAAATTGGCGGTGGCCCTTTGGCAAAATCCCAAGCGGGCCTTACTGGGCGCGGCACAAGAGCACTTGATGACGGCGAGGGAGCACATCAAGCTTCACAACATCCAGCTCTTCTTTGAGCGGATAGATGGAGAACGCTGA
- a CDS encoding VOC family protein has product MNAPQASLKHVSFLTANADAVIAFYLLLGAELQKDLRTSEGFRRVVLGFAGGGKLQFFEADTELPRPHPAWQEHIALHVSDLSASIQQLKERGAAFSRELTLSPSGNPMAFVLDPDGRQVELLQA; this is encoded by the coding sequence ATGAACGCCCCACAAGCCAGCCTCAAGCATGTTTCTTTTCTGACTGCTAACGCCGACGCCGTAATCGCCTTTTACCTTTTGCTGGGCGCAGAGTTGCAAAAAGATTTGCGTACCAGCGAAGGCTTTCGTCGGGTGGTGCTGGGCTTTGCGGGCGGTGGAAAGCTGCAATTTTTTGAAGCAGACACCGAGTTGCCGCGTCCGCATCCGGCTTGGCAAGAACACATTGCGCTGCACGTCAGCGACCTGAGCGCCAGCATTCAGCAGCTCAAGGAGCGGGGCGCGGCGTTCAGCCGTGAACTGACGCTGAGTCCCAGCGGCAATCCGATGGCCTTCGTACTCGATCCAGATGGACGGCAAGTGGAGTTGCTGCAAGCCTGA
- the lepB gene encoding signal peptidase I, giving the protein MYKKLIVKRDPSLTNWRAAWSWAEPLVFAVLLTQLVGTLVGVDGASMMPTLRHHERLLIPKYETWLHKLGIGDFKRGDILIFKPPTQSLNKSFFGPPFSGLGSYRPFLVKRLIGLPGDTVRVSGGEVYLNGALLSQRFTSAYWQSQGCWDTGSLLANAARVDEALGQVTPQITLKAGQYFVMGDNRTAGGSEDSRLFGPVPLRDIAGRAAAVVWPVMRQIDAKYDCAASYRPQDHVTYTGKTELNLRLLRPPAAFERLP; this is encoded by the coding sequence GTGTATAAGAAACTGATAGTCAAGAGGGATCCGTCGCTGACGAATTGGCGGGCTGCTTGGTCGTGGGCAGAACCGCTGGTGTTCGCCGTGCTGCTGACTCAGTTGGTGGGCACGCTGGTCGGGGTGGACGGAGCCAGCATGATGCCCACGCTGCGCCACCACGAGCGCCTCCTCATTCCCAAATACGAAACTTGGCTGCACAAACTCGGTATCGGCGACTTCAAGCGCGGCGACATTCTGATCTTCAAGCCGCCCACGCAGAGCCTGAACAAATCATTTTTTGGGCCGCCGTTTTCAGGATTGGGGAGCTACCGCCCCTTTCTGGTCAAGCGGCTGATCGGCTTACCGGGCGATACGGTGCGGGTATCGGGCGGCGAGGTGTATCTCAATGGAGCGCTCCTCAGTCAGCGTTTCACCTCGGCGTACTGGCAATCTCAGGGCTGTTGGGATACGGGCAGCCTGCTCGCCAACGCGGCCCGCGTGGATGAAGCATTGGGCCAAGTCACGCCGCAGATCACCTTGAAGGCGGGGCAATATTTTGTGATGGGCGACAACCGCACGGCGGGCGGCAGCGAAGATTCACGCTTATTCGGGCCAGTGCCGCTGCGCGACATCGCGGGGCGGGCGGCGGCGGTGGTGTGGCCGGTGATGCGCCAGATAGACGCCAAGTACGACTGCGCGGCCAGTTATCGGCCCCAAGATCACGTCACCTACACAGGCAAAACTGAACTCAATCTGCGGTTGCTGCGGCCTCCAGCGGCGTTTGAACGGCTGCCCTGA
- a CDS encoding MFS transporter, which translates to MSLTPTKTKRDPALFGVGFAAFLLLGLIQAAYGPAFSDFEQRFGVTTAAVAGVSSAHFLGSALGPLLLGALLTRLPLRAAVMIGSAVFALGLLGLSLAPIWPLMLLAALLTGLGFGFLSGGFNSAFATLGAGPASLINAMFGIGSVAAPLLALGFGAYPGPFMLLALLALGLTFALRSVRSWPAQPAELALSKVSPRRVGLFGLLFFSYVGIEAGLGSWATTHLAAIGNPHPEAVTSLFWLALTAGRLGFAAFAARLPFFRVVLVCAALALLGSLLITVPALAVAGYLVVGLGISPIFSTLLTWFTSLNPVRAAPLMLTAGSLGGAVFSALIGVLVARFGVQAVPLTVVADALLLGALVLWVRREVGSNH; encoded by the coding sequence ATGAGCCTGACGCCCACCAAAACCAAACGCGACCCGGCCCTCTTTGGGGTGGGCTTCGCGGCTTTTTTGCTGCTGGGCCTGATTCAGGCGGCCTACGGCCCGGCCTTCTCGGACTTTGAGCAGCGTTTTGGGGTAACTACGGCGGCTGTGGCGGGCGTCAGCAGCGCTCACTTTTTGGGCAGCGCCTTGGGGCCGCTGCTGCTCGGCGCACTGCTGACCCGTTTGCCGCTCAGGGCCGCAGTGATGATCGGCAGCGCTGTGTTCGCCTTGGGGCTACTGGGCCTCTCGCTGGCCCCCATCTGGCCGCTGATGCTCTTGGCCGCACTGCTGACGGGCTTGGGCTTCGGCTTTCTCTCGGGCGGGTTTAATTCGGCGTTCGCCACACTGGGCGCGGGGCCGGCCAGCTTGATCAATGCCATGTTCGGCATCGGTTCGGTGGCCGCGCCGCTGCTGGCGCTGGGCTTCGGCGCTTACCCCGGCCCGTTTATGTTGCTGGCGCTGCTGGCCCTCGGCCTGACGTTCGCGCTCAGGAGCGTGCGAAGCTGGCCCGCGCAGCCTGCCGAACTGGCCCTCAGCAAAGTCAGTCCCAGACGGGTCGGTTTGTTCGGTCTGCTGTTTTTTTCGTATGTCGGCATTGAAGCGGGGCTGGGCAGTTGGGCCACCACCCACCTTGCCGCCATCGGCAACCCGCACCCAGAAGCAGTGACCAGTTTGTTTTGGCTGGCGCTCACAGCGGGGCGGCTGGGCTTTGCGGCGTTCGCGGCCCGCCTGCCTTTTTTCCGGGTGGTTTTGGTCTGCGCGGCGCTGGCGCTCTTGGGCAGTTTGCTGATCACCGTTCCGGCGCTGGCAGTGGCGGGTTACTTGGTGGTGGGCCTGGGCATCTCTCCCATTTTCTCGACGCTGCTGACCTGGTTCACTTCGCTCAATCCAGTGCGGGCCGCGCCGCTGATGCTTACGGCGGGCAGCTTGGGCGGCGCGGTGTTCTCGGCGCTGATCGGCGTTTTGGTGGCCCGCTTTGGGGTGCAGGCCGTTCCGCTCACGGTGGTCGCCGACGCGCTGCTGCTGGGCGCATTGGTATTGTGGGTGCGCCGAGAAGTCGGCAGCAATCACTAA
- a CDS encoding AI-2E family transporter, whose translation MLPQPPSRQPSGDNAFQAIWRNPYIRAATFLLLLYLAYLVLGSVSHIVVLAVIAYIIAYLAHPMLVWLEKRKINRAIGVLLTVVLIFGLIVLASGLLVTIFNQLSDLIQRLPALTKEFLTQPWFNNLADRFPPLSSVRDQITKISQNGAAGLQQYIQPYIDTVLPYLKANSGALFGGVLSVASIVGEAFAVLIMSIYMMLDYDKLGLNFLRLFPRTWQPFVLDLSKNVGQAVGGYLKGQLIIAAFVGIFIGVALSIAGVPSAPAIGFIAGVFNVVPYLGVVIGITPALLLAASAGGVVKLIVVVVVFVVANQIEGHLLSPMVLGRTTNLHPVTVIIAILTGLTLMGITGALLAVPLAALGKLLLQEYYYPSRVYKDGP comes from the coding sequence TTGTTACCCCAACCGCCTTCCCGCCAGCCTTCGGGCGATAACGCTTTTCAAGCCATTTGGCGCAACCCTTATATTCGGGCCGCCACTTTTTTACTGCTGCTGTATCTGGCCTACCTCGTCTTAGGATCCGTCTCCCATATCGTTGTTCTGGCTGTTATCGCTTATATCATCGCCTACTTGGCTCATCCGATGCTGGTGTGGTTAGAAAAACGCAAGATCAACCGCGCGATCGGCGTACTGCTGACCGTCGTCTTAATTTTCGGGCTGATCGTGCTGGCCTCTGGTCTATTGGTCACCATTTTCAATCAGCTGAGCGATCTTATTCAGCGGCTTCCAGCGCTGACCAAAGAGTTCTTGACTCAGCCGTGGTTCAATAACTTGGCCGACCGTTTTCCGCCGCTCTCCAGCGTCCGGGACCAAATCACCAAAATCAGCCAAAACGGTGCGGCAGGTTTGCAGCAGTACATTCAGCCTTACATTGATACGGTGCTGCCGTATCTCAAGGCCAACAGCGGCGCTTTGTTCGGCGGCGTGCTGAGCGTGGCCAGTATCGTTGGCGAGGCCTTCGCGGTGCTGATCATGAGCATCTACATGATGCTGGACTACGACAAGCTCGGCCTCAATTTCTTGCGCCTTTTTCCGCGTACTTGGCAGCCATTTGTCCTTGATCTCTCCAAAAACGTAGGACAGGCGGTGGGCGGCTATCTCAAGGGCCAACTGATCATCGCGGCCTTCGTGGGCATTTTCATTGGGGTGGCGCTGAGCATCGCAGGCGTTCCCAGTGCGCCTGCCATCGGCTTTATCGCGGGCGTCTTCAACGTCGTGCCGTATCTGGGCGTGGTGATCGGGATTACTCCGGCACTGCTGCTGGCGGCTTCGGCAGGCGGCGTCGTGAAACTCATCGTGGTGGTGGTGGTCTTTGTGGTCGCCAACCAAATCGAAGGCCACCTGCTCTCGCCCATGGTTTTGGGACGCACCACCAATCTGCATCCTGTGACGGTCATCATCGCCATTTTGACTGGCCTGACGCTGATGGGCATCACCGGCGCACTGCTGGCTGTGCCGCTGGCCGCGCTGGGCAAACTGCTGCTGCAGGAATACTACTATCCCAGCCGGGTGTATAAAGACGGGCCTTAG
- a CDS encoding response regulator — MTQSHTNAPTIRLLLVDDHDVVRQGLKMFLSLDESLEIVGEARNGAEAVTEAARLRPDVVIMDLMMPVLDGVQATRQIRAAQPEVEVLALTSALEEHKVNAAIQAGASGYLLKDASSDMLLTAIHHAARGEVYLHPEAAQRLVLDFRSPEMREHLTAREVLILQLMARGHSNRTIAGELSVGEPTVKTHVSRILGKLELESRTQAAVYALKAGIAKLE, encoded by the coding sequence ATGACCCAATCCCACACCAACGCCCCTACCATTCGCCTGCTCCTGGTGGACGATCACGACGTGGTGCGCCAGGGCCTGAAGATGTTCTTGTCGCTCGACGAAAGCCTGGAAATCGTGGGCGAGGCCCGCAACGGCGCGGAAGCGGTGACGGAAGCCGCACGGCTGCGCCCCGACGTGGTGATTATGGATTTGATGATGCCCGTTCTCGACGGCGTGCAGGCCACCCGCCAAATCCGCGCCGCTCAACCGGAAGTGGAAGTTTTGGCCCTGACCAGCGCCCTGGAAGAACACAAAGTCAACGCCGCTATTCAGGCCGGAGCCAGCGGTTACCTGCTCAAAGACGCTTCCAGCGACATGCTGCTGACCGCCATTCACCATGCGGCCAGAGGCGAGGTCTACTTGCATCCCGAAGCGGCCCAGCGCTTGGTGCTCGACTTCCGCAGCCCCGAGATGCGCGAACACCTCACCGCCCGCGAAGTGCTGATCTTGCAACTGATGGCGCGGGGCCATAGCAACCGCACCATTGCCGGGGAGTTGAGCGTGGGCGAACCCACCGTCAAAACCCACGTTTCGCGCATTTTGGGCAAGTTGGAGCTAGAAAGCCGCACCCAAGCCGCCGTGTACGCGCTCAAGGCGGGGATAGCAAAGTTGGAATGA
- a CDS encoding acyl-CoA dehydrogenase family protein: MSQTPKEQAPVLSIDALLTNWPRPEIRAVTARAVLAIQSHLAECEAAQDVTPAAARALKASGYAALSVPAAFDGHELGGLSMTLSEFGWVQEQLGAAGASLALVLAMTGQVLGSAFAARSLPLELLTLLGRAAVQRGALVNALASEPALGSPSRGGLPQTALQPQGEESGHYLLSGHKTWATGARALDFALVTARTPDEQIARVLVELTAPGVRIESTWGGALSLRGSGSQDVYFSGVVVPVGNVIAPQFQRQPQHPAHPAWFWTALAGTYLGVGTAALAALLDYARTRVPTALGQPLASLPRVREAVGRIGTDLTAARALLRVAAQGFEADPSAESLPLLAAAKALCTNAAVSATDAAARVVGGAALSPDLPFERLLRDARAGLTHPPTDAEAFERLGGALLEEVGKETQVP; this comes from the coding sequence GTGTCGCAAACACCAAAAGAGCAAGCCCCTGTCTTAAGCATCGACGCTTTGCTGACCAACTGGCCGCGCCCCGAAATCCGGGCAGTCACGGCCCGCGCCGTATTGGCTATTCAAAGCCACCTGGCTGAATGTGAAGCGGCCCAGGACGTAACGCCCGCTGCCGCCCGCGCCCTCAAAGCCAGCGGCTACGCGGCGCTGAGTGTGCCCGCTGCTTTTGACGGTCATGAATTGGGCGGCCTGAGTATGACCCTCAGCGAATTTGGCTGGGTGCAGGAGCAGCTCGGCGCGGCGGGCGCGTCGCTGGCTTTGGTGCTGGCCATGACTGGGCAGGTGCTGGGCAGCGCGTTTGCCGCCCGCAGCCTGCCGCTGGAGTTGCTGACGCTGCTGGGCCGGGCCGCTGTGCAGCGGGGCGCACTCGTCAACGCGCTGGCCAGCGAACCGGCGCTGGGCTCGCCCTCACGCGGGGGCTTACCGCAAACCGCTTTGCAGCCGCAGGGCGAAGAGAGCGGGCATTATCTGCTCAGCGGCCACAAAACGTGGGCCACCGGAGCGCGGGCGCTGGATTTCGCTTTGGTCACGGCCCGCACGCCCGACGAGCAGATCGCCCGCGTGTTGGTGGAACTTACCGCCCCGGGCGTGCGGATCGAGTCCACCTGGGGCGGCGCGCTCTCGCTGCGCGGCAGCGGTTCTCAGGATGTGTATTTCAGCGGCGTGGTGGTGCCAGTGGGCAACGTGATCGCGCCGCAATTTCAGCGACAGCCGCAGCATCCGGCGCATCCGGCTTGGTTCTGGACGGCGCTGGCCGGAACGTATCTGGGCGTGGGCACGGCGGCCCTCGCTGCGCTGCTGGACTACGCCCGCACCCGCGTGCCCACCGCGCTGGGGCAGCCGCTGGCGAGTTTGCCGCGTGTGCGCGAGGCGGTGGGGCGCATCGGAACCGATCTCACCGCCGCCCGCGCCCTGCTGAGAGTGGCCGCTCAAGGCTTTGAAGCTGACCCGAGCGCCGAGAGTTTGCCACTCCTTGCCGCTGCCAAAGCGCTGTGTACCAACGCCGCCGTGAGCGCCACTGACGCAGCGGCCCGCGTGGTGGGCGGCGCGGCCCTCTCGCCGGATTTGCCGTTCGAGCGCCTCCTGCGCGACGCCAGAGCGGGCCTGACCCACCCACCCACCGACGCCGAAGCCTTTGAGCGGCTGGGCGGGGCACTGCTCGAAGAAGTGGGGAAAGAAACGCAGGTGCCTTGA
- a CDS encoding GreA/GreB family elongation factor: MAGENKQIKLTQEGFERLQRSLDQEQVRLAEATRILQEQMEASADFEDTGLEDAKREKGMIEARIEEFEDTLARATLINGDEHTGKVELGSVLVLYNEATKQDMKVQLVSAPEATMRGGSLPKISDDSPVGRELLGRKKGESFVVNLDSGKQMKYKIKSLD, encoded by the coding sequence ATGGCCGGAGAAAACAAACAGATCAAACTGACTCAAGAAGGTTTCGAGCGTCTTCAGCGCAGCTTGGATCAGGAGCAAGTCCGCTTGGCCGAGGCAACCCGCATTTTGCAAGAACAGATGGAAGCCAGCGCCGATTTTGAAGACACTGGCCTGGAAGATGCCAAACGCGAAAAAGGCATGATTGAAGCGCGAATAGAAGAATTTGAAGACACCCTCGCCCGCGCCACCCTCATCAACGGCGACGAACACACCGGCAAAGTGGAACTCGGCAGCGTGCTGGTGCTGTACAACGAGGCCACCAAGCAGGACATGAAAGTGCAGCTCGTCAGCGCCCCCGAAGCCACCATGCGCGGCGGCAGCTTGCCCAAAATCAGCGATGACAGCCCGGTGGGACGCGAGTTGTTGGGCCGCAAAAAAGGCGAGAGCTTCGTGGTCAATTTGGACAGCGGCAAGCAGATGAAATACAAGATCAAGAGCTTGGATTAG